GTGCTGGCCTTGATCTTCTTGGCAATCCTGAGCTTACCCAAGAGTATAATATCGCTGCTATAATCTTGGTTCTAGGTATGCGGGACGGTTCCTTTACGGGACATAAGCTCGACGATTATATTTCCGGCGATCGCCGAGATTTCGTCAATGCCCGCCGTATTGTGAACGGCATGGATAAAGCCCAGCTGATTGCCGGATATGCCAGAGATTTCCTAAAGGTGATGTATTGAGACAGTTATTAAATCTTCTTTTACCCCCCAAAAAAGAACAAACAGGCTTACCCCGTCGCCGCAAAAAAAGCAAAGTTAAGATTAAAACGGCCGAGGAAATCGCCATTATGCGCCAATCCTCACGGATTGTGGCAACCGTTCTCAAGGAAGTCGGCGAAATAATGAAGCCCGGCATGACAACGATGGATGTTGATCACTATGCCGAGCAGCGCATTCGGGAAATGGGTGCAATCCCTAGCTTTAAAGGGTACTACGGCTTCCCTGCCTCGGTGTGTATCTCAGTCAATGACGAAGTAGTTCACGGCATTCCCCGCAAAGATAAACGCATTCACCAAGGGGACATCGTAAAAGTTGACACAGGCGCATTTTTCGAAGGCTACCACGGCGATTCTTGCATTACTGTTGGTGTGGGCAAAAAAATAAAACCTGCCGCCAAGCGACTGATGAAAGCCGCAGAAGAAGCACTTTACCAAGGCATTGAACAGGTTAAGCCGGGCAACTCTTTATTAGATATTGCTGGGGCTGTAGAAGACCATGTAATGAGCTATGGTTACTACGTTGTGGAAGATTTTACTGGCCACGGTGTCGGGCAAGATCTCCATGAGGAACCCTCTGTGTTTAACTTTAGGACTCGCCAGCTTCCCAATGTAATTTTGCAACCGGGTATGGTTTTGGCGATCGAGCCTATTGTGAATGCCACGACAAAGGAAACGATTACCCTTGATGATCAGTGGACTGTCATTACCCCAGA
The [Limnothrix rosea] IAM M-220 genome window above contains:
- the map gene encoding type I methionyl aminopeptidase, with translation MRQLLNLLLPPKKEQTGLPRRRKKSKVKIKTAEEIAIMRQSSRIVATVLKEVGEIMKPGMTTMDVDHYAEQRIREMGAIPSFKGYYGFPASVCISVNDEVVHGIPRKDKRIHQGDIVKVDTGAFFEGYHGDSCITVGVGKKIKPAAKRLMKAAEEALYQGIEQVKPGNSLLDIAGAVEDHVMSYGYYVVEDFTGHGVGQDLHEEPSVFNFRTRQLPNVILQPGMVLAIEPIVNATTKETITLDDQWTVITPDKSLSAQYEHTVLVTDDGYDILTDRTLV